One part of the Nyctibius grandis isolate bNycGra1 chromosome 33, bNycGra1.pri, whole genome shotgun sequence genome encodes these proteins:
- the USP39 gene encoding ubiquitin carboxyl-terminal hydrolase 39 isoform X1 yields the protein MSSRGKREREREARAAPRAAAGASSSSSSSSRGSSRSRRESEAERSRGRRDAERERGRREAAEPGLGLLVDPARVKREPGTGIGSWGGSVNAAPTGPVRVKREREADGDSDPEPEPAVRYGRFDPEDQRSRHCPYLDTINKSVLDFDFEKLCSISLSHINVYACLVCGKYFQGRGLKSHAYIHSVQFSHHVFLNLHTLKFYCLPDNYEIIDSSLEDITYVLKPTFTAQQITNLDKQAKLSRAYDGTTYLPGIVGLNNIKANDYANAVLQALSNVPPLRNYFLEEENYKSIQRPPGDIMFLLVQRFGELMRKLWNPRNFKAHVSPHEMLQAVVLCSKKNFQITKQGDGVDFLSWFLNALHSALGGTKKKKKTIVTDVFQGSMRIFTKKLPHPDLPAEEKAQLLQNSEYQEMMVESTFMYLTLDLPTAPLYKDEKEQLIIPQVPLFSILAKFNGATEKEYKTYKENFLKRFQLTKLPPYLIFCIKRFTKNNFFVEKNPTIVNFPITNVDLREYLSEEVQAAHANTTYDLIANIVHDGKPSEGSYRIHVLHHGTGKWYELQDLQVTDILPQMITLSEAYIQIWKRREEDETNQQGA from the exons ATGTCGAGCCGCGGGAAGCGGGAGCGGGAGCGGGAGGcccgggcggccccgcgggcGGCGGCCGGTGCTTCGtcctcatcatcatcatcatcgcGGGGCTCGTCACGGAGCCGCCGGGAAAGCGAAGCGGAGCGATCGCGGGGGCGACGGGATGCGGAGCGGGAGCgcgggcggcgggaggcggcggagCCGGGCCTGGGCCTCCTGGTGGATCCTGCTCGTGTCAAGCGGGAGCCGGGTACCGGGATCGGTTCCTGGGGGGGGTCCGTTAATGCCGCCCCCACCGGCCCCGTGCGGGTCAAGCGTGAGCGTGAGGCTGATGGCGACTCCGATCCTGAGCCCGAGCCCGCCG TGCGCTACGGCCGTTTCGACCCCGAGGACCAGCGCAGCCGCCACTGCCCCTACCTGGACACCATCAACAA GAGCGTCCTGGATTTCGATTTCGAGAAGCTCTGCTCCATCTCGCTCTCCCACATCAACGTCTACGCCTGCCTCGTCTGCGGGAAGTACTTCCAGG GCCGGGGGCTGAAGTCTCACGCCTACATCCACAGCGTCCAGTTCAGCCACCACGTGTTCCTCAACCTCCACACCCTCAAGTTCTACTGTCTCCCCGATAACTACGAGATCATCGATTCCTCGCTCGAGGACATCACG TACGTGTTGAAGCCCACCTTCACCGCCCAGCAGATCACCAACCTGGACAAACAAGCCAAGCTCTCCCGCGCCTACGACGGCACCACGTACCTGCCCGGCATCGTGGGGCTCAACAACATCAAAGCCAACGACTACGCCAACGCCGTCCTCCAG GCTTTATCCAACGTTCCACCCttgaggaattattttttgGAAGAGGAGAACTACAAGAGCATCCAGCGCCCGCCCGGGGACATCATGTTCTTGTTGGTGCAACGTTTCGGGGAGCTGATGAGGAAACTGTGGAACCCCCGTAACTTCAAAGCTCACGTCTCGCCCCACGAGATGCTCCAAGCCGTGGTTCTCTGCAGCAAGAAGAACTTCCAGATCACCAAGCAAG GGGACGGGGTGGATTTTCTCTCCTGGTTCCTCAACGCGCTGCACTCGGCGCTGGGCGGCacgaagaagaagaagaaga CCATCGTCACCGACGTCTTCCAGGGCTCCATGCGCATCTTCACCAAAAAACTGCCTCACCCAGACCTG CCGGCTGAGGAGAAGGCGCAGCTCCTGCAGAACTCCGAGTACCAAGAGATGATGGTGGAATCCACCTTCATGTACCTGACGTTGGACCTTCCCACCGCCCCGCTCTACAAGGACGAGAAGGAGCAGCTCATCATCCCCCAGGTCCCTCTCTTCAGCATCTTGGCCAAGTTCAACGGCGCCACCGAGAAGGAGTACAAGACCTACAAGGAGAACTTTCTCAAGCGCTTCCAGCTCACCAAGCTGCCTCCCTACCTCATCTTCTGCATCAAGCGCTTCACCAAGAACAACTTCTTCGTGGAGAAGAACCCTACCATCGTCAACTTCCCCATCAC GAACGTGGACCTGCGGGAGTACCTGTCGGAGGAGGTGCAGGCCGCGCACGCCAACACCACCTACGACCTCATCGCCAACATCGTCCACGACGGCAAACCCTCCGAGGGCTCCTACCGCATCCACGTGCTGCACCAC GGCACCGGGAAGTGGTACGAGCTGCAGGACCTCCAGGTGACCGACATCTTGCCGCAGATGATCACCCTCTCGGAGGCCTACATCCAG ATCTGGAAGCGGCGTGAGGAGGACGAGACCAACCAACAAGGCGCCTGA
- the USP39 gene encoding ubiquitin carboxyl-terminal hydrolase 39 isoform X2, whose translation MSSRGKREREREARAAPRAAAGASSSSSSSSRGSSRSRRESEAERSRGRRDAERERGRREAAEPGLGLLVDPARVKREPGTGIGSWGGSVNAAPTGPVRVKREREADGDSDPEPEPAVRYGRFDPEDQRSRHCPYLDTINNVQFSHHVFLNLHTLKFYCLPDNYEIIDSSLEDITYVLKPTFTAQQITNLDKQAKLSRAYDGTTYLPGIVGLNNIKANDYANAVLQALSNVPPLRNYFLEEENYKSIQRPPGDIMFLLVQRFGELMRKLWNPRNFKAHVSPHEMLQAVVLCSKKNFQITKQGDGVDFLSWFLNALHSALGGTKKKKKTIVTDVFQGSMRIFTKKLPHPDLPAEEKAQLLQNSEYQEMMVESTFMYLTLDLPTAPLYKDEKEQLIIPQVPLFSILAKFNGATEKEYKTYKENFLKRFQLTKLPPYLIFCIKRFTKNNFFVEKNPTIVNFPITNVDLREYLSEEVQAAHANTTYDLIANIVHDGKPSEGSYRIHVLHHGTGKWYELQDLQVTDILPQMITLSEAYIQIWKRREEDETNQQGA comes from the exons ATGTCGAGCCGCGGGAAGCGGGAGCGGGAGCGGGAGGcccgggcggccccgcgggcGGCGGCCGGTGCTTCGtcctcatcatcatcatcatcgcGGGGCTCGTCACGGAGCCGCCGGGAAAGCGAAGCGGAGCGATCGCGGGGGCGACGGGATGCGGAGCGGGAGCgcgggcggcgggaggcggcggagCCGGGCCTGGGCCTCCTGGTGGATCCTGCTCGTGTCAAGCGGGAGCCGGGTACCGGGATCGGTTCCTGGGGGGGGTCCGTTAATGCCGCCCCCACCGGCCCCGTGCGGGTCAAGCGTGAGCGTGAGGCTGATGGCGACTCCGATCCTGAGCCCGAGCCCGCCG TGCGCTACGGCCGTTTCGACCCCGAGGACCAGCGCAGCCGCCACTGCCCCTACCTGGACACCATCAACAA CGTCCAGTTCAGCCACCACGTGTTCCTCAACCTCCACACCCTCAAGTTCTACTGTCTCCCCGATAACTACGAGATCATCGATTCCTCGCTCGAGGACATCACG TACGTGTTGAAGCCCACCTTCACCGCCCAGCAGATCACCAACCTGGACAAACAAGCCAAGCTCTCCCGCGCCTACGACGGCACCACGTACCTGCCCGGCATCGTGGGGCTCAACAACATCAAAGCCAACGACTACGCCAACGCCGTCCTCCAG GCTTTATCCAACGTTCCACCCttgaggaattattttttgGAAGAGGAGAACTACAAGAGCATCCAGCGCCCGCCCGGGGACATCATGTTCTTGTTGGTGCAACGTTTCGGGGAGCTGATGAGGAAACTGTGGAACCCCCGTAACTTCAAAGCTCACGTCTCGCCCCACGAGATGCTCCAAGCCGTGGTTCTCTGCAGCAAGAAGAACTTCCAGATCACCAAGCAAG GGGACGGGGTGGATTTTCTCTCCTGGTTCCTCAACGCGCTGCACTCGGCGCTGGGCGGCacgaagaagaagaagaaga CCATCGTCACCGACGTCTTCCAGGGCTCCATGCGCATCTTCACCAAAAAACTGCCTCACCCAGACCTG CCGGCTGAGGAGAAGGCGCAGCTCCTGCAGAACTCCGAGTACCAAGAGATGATGGTGGAATCCACCTTCATGTACCTGACGTTGGACCTTCCCACCGCCCCGCTCTACAAGGACGAGAAGGAGCAGCTCATCATCCCCCAGGTCCCTCTCTTCAGCATCTTGGCCAAGTTCAACGGCGCCACCGAGAAGGAGTACAAGACCTACAAGGAGAACTTTCTCAAGCGCTTCCAGCTCACCAAGCTGCCTCCCTACCTCATCTTCTGCATCAAGCGCTTCACCAAGAACAACTTCTTCGTGGAGAAGAACCCTACCATCGTCAACTTCCCCATCAC GAACGTGGACCTGCGGGAGTACCTGTCGGAGGAGGTGCAGGCCGCGCACGCCAACACCACCTACGACCTCATCGCCAACATCGTCCACGACGGCAAACCCTCCGAGGGCTCCTACCGCATCCACGTGCTGCACCAC GGCACCGGGAAGTGGTACGAGCTGCAGGACCTCCAGGTGACCGACATCTTGCCGCAGATGATCACCCTCTCGGAGGCCTACATCCAG ATCTGGAAGCGGCGTGAGGAGGACGAGACCAACCAACAAGGCGCCTGA
- the C33H2orf68 gene encoding LOW QUALITY PROTEIN: UPF0561 protein C2orf68 homolog (The sequence of the model RefSeq protein was modified relative to this genomic sequence to represent the inferred CDS: inserted 2 bases in 1 codon) translates to MEAAATARRCRPGGRLDMSHGFLRHIRRNQIARDAYDRAVRQARGRARGRLTATPPRPRRPDQQVYRPRRPGAAGGPGGDTGTGPPPXPPTPDTRGPRLFCLEYEGDDGRVTAVIVHQGDSAEEVTRRVCARSPLEPALRRALCQRVQDELSKRRGTG, encoded by the exons ATGGAGGCGGCGGCCACGGCGCGGCGCTGCCGCCCGGGTGGGCGCCTTGACATGAGTCACGGCTTCTTGCGGCACATCCGCCGCAATCAGATCGCCAG GGACGCCTACGACCGAGCGGTGCGGCAGGCGCGGGGGCGGGCGAGGGGCCGGCTCACCGCgacccccccccggccccgccggcccgATCAGCAGGTGTAccggccccgccggcccg GTGCCGCAGGGGGTCCCGGGGGTGACACCGGCAcgggccccccccc gccacccacCCCCGACACCCGCGGGCCCCGGCTCTTCTGCCTGGAGTACGAGGGGGACGACGGGCGCGTCACCGCCGTCATCGTGCACCAG GGTGACAGCGCCGAGGAGGTGACGCGGCGGGTGTGCGCCCGGAGCCCGCTGGAACCCGCCCTGCGCCGGGCCCTCTGCCAGCGGGTGCAGGACGAGCTGAGCAAGCGCCGAGGGACGGGGTGA
- the VAMP5 gene encoding vesicle-associated membrane protein 5, with translation MAGLARCQREAAEVTELMRQNVVRALERDGRLGDLDTRARDLRAMGEAFTRSTRAVTRRQQRRGHRRWRLVAIGLGALLLLLLLLALALWLARSPPATGTPRPPPGGD, from the exons ATG gCGGGGCTGGCGCGGTGCCAGCGCGAGGCCGCGGAGGTGACGGAGCTGATGCGGCAGAACGTGGTGCGGGCGCTGGAGCGGGACGGGCGCCTCGGGGACCTGGACACCCGCGCCCGGGACCTGCGCGCCATG GGCGAAGCCTTCACCCGCAGCACCCGGGCGGTGACGCGGCGGCAGCAGCGCAGGGGCCACCGGCGGTGGCGGCTGGTGGCCATCGGCCTCGgtgccctcctgctcctcctcctcctcctcgccctgGCGCTGTGGCTGGCGCGGTCACCCCCCGCCACCGGcaccccccgtcccccccccggCGGGGACTGA
- the VAMP8 gene encoding vesicle-associated membrane protein 8, producing MAGSVAGGVAGGLGGDPAGDTGDAAGDAGDGGRVRALRREVEGVKAVMVQNVERVLARGENLEQLHSKSQELEATSEHFKTTSQKVARRFWWQNVKLLVVLGLVGTIVLVLIILLATGVIPT from the exons ATG GCGGGCAGCGTTGCAGGCGGCGTGGCCGGTGGCCTGGGAGGTGACCCGgcgggggacacgggggacgcAGCGGGGGACGCGGGTGACGGCGGGCGCGTGCGGGCGCTGCGGCGGGAGGTGGAGGGCGTCAAGGCCGTGATGGTGCAGAACGTGGAGCGGGTGCTGGCGCGGGGCGAGAACCTGGAGCAGCTGCACAGCAagagccaggagctggaggCCACC TCGGAGCACTTCAAGACGACGTCGCAGAAGGTGGCACGTCGCTTCTGGTGGCAGAACGTGAAGCTGCTCGTGGTCCTCGGCCTCGTGGGCACCATCGTCCTCGTCCTCATCATCCTCCTGGCCACCGGCGTCATCCCCACCTAG
- the GGCX gene encoding vitamin K-dependent gamma-carboxylase, translating to MALDVPQERGLAQLDQRFLEGLEVCRFPLLPFLRPLPLDWMYLVYGVMFLGALGVMAGCCYRLSCVAFLGPYWYVLLLDKTSWNNHSYLYGLLAFQLALLGADRYGSLDGLFRPQKRNAHVPLWNYALLRAQIFIVYFIAGLKKLDADWVGGYSMGSLARHWLFAPFRLVLSEELTSRLVVHGGGLALDLSAGFLLFFDATRPLALLFVTYFHCMNSQLFSIGMFPYTMLASSGLFCHPSWPRRLCARLCARCPPWLRGGLPSTQPPRPSPDCHYGGRGGLRPRQHLAAAFTLLYVLEQLFLPYSHFITQGYNNWTPGLYGYSWDMMVHSRFHQHVKITYRDGLTGAVGYLKPGVFTQSRRWKDHADMLKQYSLCLSSLLPRYNVSEPQIYFDIWVSINDRFQQRLVDPRVDVVRAPWSPWSPTPWVLPLLLELSPWRDRLQELENRLDPHSDVVFIADFPGLHLENFVSEDLGNTSVRVLRGEVLVELVEQQQNRSLREGEGMQLPPGQYHKVHTVSPEPSCYMYVYVNTTAVALERNLTRLQELRDRVRNGTETQPLPPELRPILGEPPPAGTPADPVVTAFLRHQRRLEERDRRRDAGLARRLHRFLRKKYYLFRRSALMTCIALRNLALGRPPLEQLAREVAFANWRGEEEEAGPEGEGGGQGGAEL from the exons aTGGCGCTGGACGTGCCGCAGGAGCGGGGGCTGGCGCAGCTGGACCAGCGGTTCCTGGAGGGGCTGGAGGTGTGTCGGTTCCCGCTGCTGCCCTTCCTGCGGCCCCTGCCCCTGGACTGGATGTACCTGGTGTACGGCGTCATGTTCCTGG GGGCGCTGGGTGTCATGGCGGGGTGCTGCTACCGCCTGAGCTGCGTGGCCTTCCTGGGGCCCTACTGGTACGTGCTGCTGCTGGACAAGACCTCCTGGAACAACCACTCGTACCTCTACGGGCTGCTGGCCTTCCAGCTGGCACTGCTGGGCGCCGACCGCTACGG GTCCCTGGACGGGCTCTTCCGCCCCCAGAAGAGGAACGCGCACGTCCCGCTGTGGAACTACGCCCTCCTGCGCGCCCAG atcTTCATCGTTTACTTCATCGCGGGGCTGAAGAAGCTGGACGCTGACTGGGTGGGCGGGTACTCGATGGGCTCCCTTGCCCGGCACTGGCTCTTCGCGCCCTtcag GCTGGTGCTGTCGGAGGAGCTGACGAGCCGGCTGGTGGTGCACGGGGGGGGGCTGGCGCTCGACCTCTCCGCCGGCTTCCTGCTCTTCTTCGACGCCACGCGGCCCCTCGCCCTCCTCTTCGTCACCTACTTCCACTGCATGAACTCCCAGCTCTTCAGCATCG ggATGTTCCCCTACACCATGCTGGCCAGCAGCGGGCTCTTCTGCCACCCCAGCTGGCCCCGCCGCCTCTGTGCCCGCCTCTGTGCCCGCTGCCCGCCCTGGCTGCGGGGggggctccccagcacccagccccccCGGCCCAGCCCCGACTGCCACtacggggggcgggggggccttCGGCCTCGCCAGCATCTGGCCGCCGCCTTCACCCTCCTCTACGTGCTGGAGCAGCTTTTCCTGCCCTATTCCCACTTCATCACCCAG GGCTACAACAACTGGACCCCGGGGCTCTACGGTTACTCCTGGGACATGATGGTTCACTCCCGCTTCCACCAACACGTCAAGATCACGTATCGCGACGGGCTCACGGGGGCCGTGGGCTACCTCAAACCGGGG GTGTTCACGCAGAGCCGGCGCTGGAAGGACCACGCCGACATGTTGAAGCAATATTCGCTGTGTCTGAGCAGCCTCCTGCCCCGCTACAACGTCAGCGAGCCCCAGATCTACTTCGACATCTGGGTGTCCATCAACGACCGCTTCCAGCAGAG GTTGGTTGACCCTCGTGTGGACGTGGTGCGGGCGCCCTGGTCGCCCTGGAGCCCCACGCCATGggtgctgccgctgctgctcgAGCTCTCGCCTTGGCGCGACCGGTTGCAGGAGCTGGAGAATCGGTTGGATCCTCACAGCGACGTCGTCTTCATCGCCGACTTCCCCG GGCTTCACCTGGAGAACTTTGTGAGCGAGGACCTGGGCAACACGAGCGTGCGGGTGCTGCGGGGCGaggtgctggtggagctggtggagcagcagcagaaccgCTCGCTGCGGGAGGGCGAAGGGATGCAG CTGCCGCCGGGGCAGTACCACAAGGTGCACACGGTGTCCCCGGAGCCCTCGTGCTACATGTACGTCTACGTCAACACCACGGCGGTGGCCCTCGAGAGGAACCTCACGCGGCTGCAGGAGCTGCGCGACCGCGTGCGCAACGGCACCG AGACGCAGCCGCTGCCCCCCGAGCTCCGGCCCATCCTGGgggagccgccgccggccgGGACCCCCGCGGACCCCGTGGTGACGGCGTTCCTGCGGCACCAGCGCCGGCTCGAGGAGCGCGACCGCCGCCGCGACGCCGGCCTGGCCCGGCGCCTCCACCGCTTCCTCCGCAAGAAATATTACCTCTTCCGCCGCAG CGCCCTGATGACCTGCATCGCCCTCCGCAACCTGGCGCTGGGCCGCCCGCCCCTGGAGCAGCTGGCGCGGGAGGTGGCCTTCGCCAACTGGCgcggggaggaagaggaggctgggcccgagggggaggggggggggcaggggggtgctgAGCTTTAa